In Streptomyces sp. NBC_00878, a single window of DNA contains:
- a CDS encoding winged helix-turn-helix domain-containing protein, translating to MTPESGQSPIDPTKIAYVYMQMADHIAARIASGELRPGARLPGERDLAEEYGVAHLTARRATRELRERGLVVTLPAKGTFVAYPEADEPDEPSGADQDA from the coding sequence ATGACACCAGAGTCAGGGCAGTCGCCGATCGACCCGACGAAGATTGCCTACGTCTATATGCAGATGGCGGACCACATCGCGGCCCGCATCGCTTCCGGGGAGCTCCGGCCCGGCGCCCGGCTACCGGGGGAGCGTGACCTGGCCGAGGAGTACGGGGTCGCGCACCTGACCGCTCGCCGCGCCACCCGCGAACTCCGCGAACGCGGACTCGTCGTCACGCTCCCCGCGAAGGGCACCTTCGTCGCGTACCCCGAGGCCGATGAGCCCGACGAGCCCTCGGGCGCCGACCAGGACGCGTAG